In the Wyeomyia smithii strain HCP4-BCI-WySm-NY-G18 chromosome 2, ASM2978416v1, whole genome shotgun sequence genome, one interval contains:
- the LOC129722897 gene encoding protein PRRC2C-like gives MATTAENVKLPDLITRWMEVQKSRAGFEDGSPLKVDVIDLTLLLKSMGLKLEYLDFEEEKSNTDSLTVDIRCHKSGVMARMSYDLVDCSCPEKDEKETSFWEVQATGPSVFSKHKNNTSSNLLPEVSESCSMVSKAMLSNLLDYYRSSMKSIERGEDVLQSPLKVAMPRICVSSPISKENRISIATPPAEGKFMALIESVASPEKQTEEIISSPPKTTEQTKDDTKSDHSVEGVGIDNTTKELSKSDSGDKPVISMEPTPNKSQESRMPDDSSFANSEAMKALITSSPNEKVLDSVFNADQNHERDLNVIHCLQQARQEIDTALLVMKLNNSHGGLPSGSIITTTPQTVVRKKLATPLLPERSSSLTNINRRMSLPGHPSPSPRIVHNPSVPKKYTNVTSKLASVRPAVRGDTPRPTTAQVKTITLLRKTSSSASISTIGSSSAATKGITLASKKGIGTATKPIGSVKTAPSKPVPMATGVTRSKSSATIVKK, from the exons CCCCTGAAAGTTGACGTAATCGATCTCACATTACTCCTAAAATCAATGGGCCTCAAGTTGGAGTATCTGGACTTTGAGGAAGAAAAATCTAACACAGACTCATTAACAGTGGACATTAGGTGTCATAAATCGGGTGTAATGGCGAGAATGAGCTACGATTTGGTGGACTGCTCGTGCCCGGAAAAGGATGAGAAAGAAACCTCGTTCTGGGAAGTGCAAGCCACCGGACCGAGTGTGTTTTCCAAGCACAAAAACAACACATCGTCAAATTTACTACCCGAGGTCTCCGAAAGCTGCTCGATGGTTTCCAAAGCAATGCTATCAAATTTGTTGGATTATTACCGTTCCAGTATGAAATCCATTGAGCGTGGAGAGGATGTCCTGCAGTCCCCGTTGAAGGTCGCTATGCCACGAATTTGTGTTTCTAGTCCAATATCAAAAGAAAACAGAATTTCTATCGCTACGCCACCAGCAGAAGGAAAATTCATGGCACTCATCGAATCCGTTGCCTCGCCAGAAAAACAaactgaagaaataatatccagTCCACCAAAAACCACTGAACAAACAAAAGATGACACAAAATCTGACCATTCGGTTGAAGGCGTTGGAATCGATAACACAACTAAGGAACTGTCCAAAAGTGATTCCGGTGACAAGCCTGTAATATCAATGGAGCCCACACCGAATAAGTCTCAAGAGAGTAGAATGCCCGACGATAGTTCGTTCGCTAATAGCGAGGCCATGAAAGCTTTAATCACATCAAGCCCTAATGAAAAGGTTCTCGATTCTGTATTCAACGCCGATCAAAACCACGAAAGAGATCTTAACGTAATTCACTGTCTCCAGCAAGCACGACAAGAAATTGATACCGCACTGTTGGTCATGAAGTTGAATAACTCTCACGGAGGTCTCCCATCAGGTTCCATTATAACAACCACACCACAAACTGTGGTCCGCAAAAAATTGGCTACTCCACTATTACCAGAGCGGTCCAGTTCATTGACCAACATCAACCGAAGGATGTCACTTCCAG GACATCCTTCACCTTCGCCAAGAATCGTACATAACCCAAgcgtcccaaaaaaatacactAATGTCACTTCGAAGCTTGCTTCAGTAAGGCCTGCAGTTCGTGGAGATACTCCTCGTCCAACGACGGCTCAAGTCAAGACGATCACTTTGCTACGCAAAACGAGTTCAAGCGCATCTATCTCTACTATTGGCAGCTCGAGTGCTGCTACCAAAGGTATCACTTTGGCCAGCAAAAAAGGGATTGGAACTGCTACAAAACCAATCGGTAGCGTGAAAACCGCTCCCAGTAAACCGGTGCCAATGGCTACTGGCGTTACTCGCTCAAAGAGCTCTGCTACCATTGTTAAAAAATAG